In a genomic window of Roseiflexus castenholzii DSM 13941:
- a CDS encoding HD domain-containing protein has protein sequence MDAQTAATYARLAERIISLKMLPRAGWLQRGISAAESVAEHSFGIAALALVFTAADDTFDRERLLALALVHDLAEALLGDLPLSARRLIGESVKCDAERRAMVELCDALPGGDHLVLLWDEYAAGTTREARFVKALDRVEMLAQALAYERAGNRSLDEFWVDATGGLAEFPHLAAFVTWLAAQRPT, from the coding sequence ATGGATGCTCAAACGGCTGCAACCTACGCTCGACTGGCTGAGCGCATCATATCACTCAAGATGCTGCCGCGCGCCGGCTGGCTGCAACGTGGCATATCCGCCGCCGAAAGCGTGGCGGAGCACAGTTTTGGGATTGCTGCGCTCGCGCTGGTGTTTACAGCGGCGGACGACACATTCGACCGTGAACGACTGCTGGCGCTGGCGCTGGTTCACGATCTTGCCGAGGCGCTGCTAGGGGATCTCCCGCTTTCGGCGCGACGACTGATCGGCGAATCCGTCAAGTGCGACGCAGAGCGCCGCGCTATGGTAGAACTGTGCGATGCGCTCCCCGGCGGCGATCACCTGGTGCTGCTGTGGGACGAGTATGCCGCCGGGACAACACGCGAGGCGCGGTTTGTCAAAGCGCTCGACCGCGTGGAGATGCTGGCGCAGGCGCTAGCATATGAGCGGGCCGGCAATCGCTCGCTCGACGAGTTCTGGGTCGATGCCACCGGGGGACTGGCAGAGTTTCCCCATCTGGCAGCGTTCGTGACCTGGCTCGCAGCGCAGCGTCCAACGTAA
- the htpG gene encoding molecular chaperone HtpG: MTAETEATTHAPTAVPFRAEVRQLLNILAHSLYTDREIFLRELISNASDALHRVQFEMLTNQQVRDPDAPLEIRIGVDKDAKTITISDTGIGMTREELIENLGTIAHSGTRTLIENLEAAQRSNIIGQFGVGFYSAFVVADEVTVISRSYRPDAEAALWRSQGGESFVVDAAEREQRGTTIVLKLKEEAHEFADEWRLRQIVRRHSNYVAFPIYIGDERANESTALWHQPPRNVEASQYNEFYRQMTFDYEEPLLWVHFSSEAPLDLHAILFVPAKRERGFIERRMEGKIRLYSRKVLIQEDAKDILPPYFRFVEGVVDSEDLPLNVSREGVQRDAGPNRDPIVQRIKKSLTNRLTKELVDLAEKDPIKYVTFWNEFSPFIKEGIATDPLARDDLLPLLRFHTTKSGDQLASLADYKGRMIDGQNEIYYVIAADLESARRSPHLDALNDRGIEALLLYDVMDSFLLNGLREYQGLKLRNVDDPNLSLPGEAPTPEVSISDEQFTRLVNVFKETLGERVTTVRASNVLRHNPLRLVSPEDQQYNREMARVQRILDRDFKVPPKIVELNRSHPLIVDLARLAESDGDAALVRNLVEQLYENALLLEGLHPNPADMVGRIQALMEAAARRLG; encoded by the coding sequence ATGACCGCAGAAACCGAAGCCACAACGCATGCGCCCACGGCGGTGCCATTTCGCGCCGAGGTGCGTCAGTTGCTCAACATTCTGGCGCATTCGCTCTACACTGACCGCGAAATCTTCCTGCGCGAACTGATCTCGAATGCATCCGATGCGTTGCATCGTGTTCAGTTCGAGATGCTGACCAATCAACAGGTGCGCGATCCAGACGCTCCGCTCGAGATTCGCATCGGTGTCGATAAGGATGCCAAAACGATTACGATCAGCGATACCGGCATCGGCATGACCCGTGAGGAACTGATCGAAAATCTGGGGACGATTGCGCACTCAGGGACGCGCACCCTGATCGAAAACCTCGAAGCCGCACAACGCTCGAATATCATTGGTCAGTTCGGTGTCGGTTTTTACTCCGCATTCGTGGTTGCCGATGAAGTGACGGTCATCTCGCGGTCGTACCGTCCCGACGCCGAAGCAGCCCTCTGGCGCTCCCAGGGAGGCGAGAGTTTTGTTGTCGATGCGGCGGAACGTGAACAGCGCGGCACGACGATTGTGCTCAAATTGAAAGAAGAGGCGCACGAGTTCGCCGATGAGTGGCGGTTGCGGCAGATTGTGCGCCGTCACTCGAACTATGTCGCCTTCCCGATCTATATCGGCGACGAGCGCGCGAATGAATCCACTGCGCTCTGGCATCAACCGCCGCGCAATGTCGAAGCGTCGCAGTACAACGAGTTCTATCGCCAGATGACGTTCGACTACGAAGAGCCGCTGTTGTGGGTCCACTTCTCGTCCGAAGCGCCGCTCGATCTGCATGCCATTCTGTTCGTTCCGGCGAAGCGCGAGCGGGGCTTCATCGAACGGCGGATGGAGGGGAAGATTCGTCTCTATTCGCGGAAGGTGCTTATTCAGGAAGATGCGAAGGACATTTTGCCGCCATACTTCCGTTTCGTTGAAGGTGTGGTCGATAGTGAAGACCTGCCGCTCAACGTCTCGCGTGAAGGTGTGCAGCGCGACGCCGGTCCAAACCGCGATCCCATCGTGCAGCGCATCAAGAAGTCGCTCACCAACCGCCTGACGAAAGAACTGGTCGACCTGGCGGAAAAGGACCCGATAAAATATGTGACCTTCTGGAACGAATTCAGCCCATTCATCAAGGAGGGCATCGCAACCGATCCGCTGGCGCGTGACGATCTCTTGCCGCTGTTGCGCTTCCATACGACGAAGTCGGGTGATCAACTGGCGTCGCTTGCCGATTACAAAGGGCGAATGATCGACGGGCAGAACGAGATTTACTACGTCATCGCCGCCGACCTGGAGAGTGCGCGACGCAGCCCGCATCTTGATGCCCTGAACGATCGTGGGATCGAGGCGCTCCTGCTCTATGACGTGATGGACAGTTTCCTGCTCAATGGGCTGCGCGAATACCAGGGGCTGAAACTGCGCAATGTGGACGATCCGAATCTCTCGCTGCCGGGTGAAGCGCCGACGCCGGAGGTGTCGATCAGCGATGAGCAGTTCACCAGGTTGGTGAACGTTTTCAAGGAAACGCTGGGGGAGCGCGTGACGACGGTGCGCGCCTCGAATGTGCTGCGCCACAACCCGCTGCGCCTGGTGTCGCCCGAGGATCAACAGTACAACCGCGAGATGGCGCGCGTCCAGCGCATTCTCGACCGCGACTTCAAAGTGCCGCCAAAGATCGTCGAACTGAACCGCAGTCACCCGCTGATCGTCGATCTGGCGCGCCTGGCGGAGTCTGATGGTGACGCTGCGCTGGTGCGCAACCTGGTTGAGCAGTTGTACGAGAATGCACTGCTGCTCGAAGGGTTGCATCCCAACCCCGCCGATATGGTTGGGCGCATTCAGGCGTTGATGGAGGCGGCAGCGCGCAGGTTAGGATGA
- a CDS encoding efflux RND transporter permease subunit translates to MAIQRREEKLNGMPISDTSIRQPVFVTMLMLLTVVFGILAFRSLPVNLLPDFEVPIIAVSVPYPGAGPESVADQVAKPIEDAVNTIEGIENITTNASEGLAVIILEFAQGTDVNRADQDVREKVNAIRPTLPRDVREPIFQKFDPNAAPIVSFAIAGTQNQSPLEVRRIVDTEISPLLQRAQGVGSVQISGGLQRQINVLMDLEKLRAYGILPAQITRALQQANVNLGLGSITAGSQEINLRAPSLLHTPEDIANIQITGTSYRIGDVATIEDGVAEKRSYTRLNGVEAIIIDVRKQSGANTVAVADNAKAAIERALANRSDLTYIIPRDSSEAVRQSTISSLEELIYASVAALMVVMMFFSGVRNMLVTAAAPAAIALVGLGILPAVGIPVDKVLVLAAAIGLLVVLTFIRDRNTLVTMAGLPIILMGTFALMPVFGLSINLITLLALALCVGLVIDDAIVVRENIFRHTQRGETPRVAASKGTAEVALSVVAMTLTVVAVFVPVTFTSGTTGIIFKSFGITIAVAILLSLVEAFMFAPMLSANLFRRQKVQPHLHDEAHSHTGDVGRAARRLRNIDPNQADASLLHEAEEDPGPLGRFYERTLSWSLRSLRNRLIVIATAVVVLVLSVIVASGLKFSFFPQQDAGEFLIGFELPPGTALAETDRLARQAEQVLLVDPDVKSVISTVGFSGAPERAEFFVRLKDDVPTRSVEERLRPQLTFLPNLTFGLPSIGAPTSTGVTGRQLQLSLQTTEPVQNLAPVIEQIKAEMAAIPGVVDIDTNYRPGKPELRFIADPERIGDLGITSDEIASSVRALVNGDRATVLRQAGQDVEIIVRLRPEDRATPEALQNIAIPTRSGTVPLSALGRIELASTPQTIRRYDKLNQVIIGANLQGRNLGEVQSELQQRLEAKGIIPPTVIASFTGLVQQQTEGFESLLLAMLLSVIFVYMVLASQFGSFTQPLVIMVAMPFSFIGAFLALRLINIDLDITGMIGLIMLLGLVVKNSILLVDFTNRLRRAGLDKHAALELAGAIRLRPILMTTLSLVAGALPVAMGIHLVGTGEGGEFRKGLATVLIGGLTTSMLLTLLVVPTAYSLMESFTERVSNWFRRRFDPEGWAEEQAALAAERMAPVNGAAAPSAPYGGTAAALPITAGEPNGYEPVSAPPARAEG, encoded by the coding sequence ATGGCAATCCAACGACGTGAAGAGAAACTCAACGGTATGCCCATTTCGGACACCTCAATTCGTCAACCGGTATTCGTAACGATGCTCATGCTGTTGACGGTGGTGTTTGGCATTCTGGCATTCCGCTCGCTGCCGGTCAATCTGCTTCCCGACTTTGAAGTGCCGATCATCGCAGTGAGCGTCCCCTACCCCGGCGCCGGTCCAGAGAGTGTGGCCGATCAGGTTGCCAAACCAATCGAAGATGCAGTCAACACAATCGAGGGCATCGAGAACATCACCACGAACGCCAGCGAAGGTCTGGCAGTCATCATTCTTGAGTTCGCTCAGGGCACCGATGTCAATCGCGCCGATCAGGACGTGCGCGAAAAAGTGAATGCCATTCGCCCGACGTTGCCGCGCGATGTGCGTGAGCCAATCTTCCAGAAGTTCGATCCGAACGCTGCGCCGATTGTCTCCTTCGCTATTGCCGGAACGCAGAACCAATCGCCGCTCGAAGTGCGTCGGATTGTCGATACCGAGATTTCGCCGCTGCTTCAACGCGCACAAGGCGTCGGCTCCGTGCAGATCTCCGGCGGTCTGCAACGCCAGATCAATGTGCTGATGGACCTCGAGAAACTGCGCGCCTACGGCATTTTGCCGGCACAGATCACGCGCGCGTTGCAGCAGGCGAATGTGAACCTCGGTCTTGGCTCGATTACCGCCGGTTCGCAGGAGATCAACCTGCGCGCGCCGTCGCTGCTGCACACTCCTGAAGATATTGCGAACATCCAGATTACCGGAACCTCGTACCGCATCGGTGATGTGGCGACTATTGAGGATGGCGTCGCCGAGAAGCGCAGTTACACCCGTCTCAACGGCGTCGAAGCGATCATCATCGATGTGCGCAAGCAGAGCGGCGCCAATACCGTTGCGGTCGCTGATAATGCGAAAGCTGCGATAGAACGCGCGCTCGCCAACCGTAGTGATCTGACCTACATTATTCCGCGCGATTCGTCGGAAGCGGTGCGCCAGTCGACGATCAGTTCGCTTGAAGAGCTGATCTATGCCTCGGTCGCGGCGCTCATGGTGGTGATGATGTTCTTCAGTGGCGTGCGCAATATGCTCGTCACTGCTGCGGCGCCCGCCGCTATTGCGCTGGTCGGTCTTGGCATCCTCCCCGCCGTTGGCATTCCGGTCGATAAGGTGCTCGTGCTGGCGGCAGCGATCGGCTTGCTGGTGGTGCTGACCTTCATCCGCGACCGCAATACGCTCGTGACAATGGCGGGTCTGCCGATCATTCTAATGGGCACTTTCGCGCTCATGCCGGTGTTTGGGTTGTCGATCAACCTCATTACCCTGCTGGCGCTGGCGCTCTGTGTCGGTCTGGTGATCGACGACGCCATTGTGGTGCGCGAGAACATCTTCCGCCACACGCAGCGCGGCGAGACGCCGCGTGTTGCTGCCAGCAAGGGCACGGCGGAAGTGGCGCTCTCGGTGGTGGCGATGACCCTGACGGTCGTGGCGGTGTTTGTGCCGGTGACGTTTACGAGCGGCACAACCGGCATTATCTTCAAGTCGTTCGGTATTACCATCGCGGTTGCCATTCTTCTTTCGCTGGTGGAAGCGTTCATGTTTGCGCCGATGCTCTCTGCCAATCTGTTCCGCCGTCAGAAGGTGCAGCCGCATCTGCACGATGAGGCGCATTCGCACACCGGCGATGTCGGGCGCGCGGCGCGGCGCTTGCGCAATATCGATCCCAACCAGGCGGATGCCAGCCTGCTTCACGAGGCGGAAGAAGATCCAGGTCCGCTTGGTCGGTTCTACGAACGCACCCTTTCCTGGAGTCTGCGCAGCCTGCGTAATCGCCTGATCGTCATTGCGACGGCAGTGGTGGTGTTGGTCTTGAGCGTGATTGTCGCCAGCGGTTTGAAGTTCAGTTTCTTCCCGCAGCAGGATGCCGGAGAGTTCCTGATCGGCTTTGAACTGCCGCCGGGCACGGCGCTGGCAGAGACTGATCGCCTTGCGCGTCAGGCGGAACAGGTGCTGTTGGTTGACCCGGACGTTAAGTCGGTGATCAGTACCGTCGGCTTTTCTGGCGCTCCAGAGCGCGCCGAGTTCTTCGTGCGCCTGAAGGACGACGTGCCGACTCGTTCGGTCGAGGAGCGACTGCGTCCACAACTGACATTCCTGCCGAACCTGACATTCGGCTTACCATCGATTGGTGCGCCGACCTCAACCGGCGTCACCGGTCGCCAGTTGCAGTTGAGCCTGCAAACCACCGAGCCGGTGCAGAACCTGGCGCCGGTCATTGAGCAGATCAAGGCGGAGATGGCAGCCATTCCCGGCGTGGTGGACATTGACACCAACTATCGCCCCGGCAAGCCGGAACTGCGCTTCATCGCCGACCCGGAGCGCATCGGCGACCTGGGGATCACCAGTGATGAGATTGCATCGTCGGTGCGCGCCTTGGTGAACGGCGACCGCGCGACGGTGCTGCGTCAGGCGGGGCAAGATGTCGAAATCATCGTGCGTCTGCGCCCTGAAGATCGCGCCACGCCGGAAGCGTTGCAGAACATTGCTATTCCGACCCGTAGTGGCACGGTTCCGCTGAGCGCGCTTGGGCGGATTGAACTTGCGTCGACGCCGCAGACGATCCGGCGCTACGATAAACTCAATCAGGTGATCATCGGCGCGAACCTGCAAGGGCGCAACCTCGGCGAAGTGCAGAGCGAACTGCAACAGCGCCTGGAGGCGAAGGGGATCATTCCGCCGACGGTAATCGCCAGTTTCACGGGCCTGGTGCAGCAGCAGACCGAAGGGTTCGAGTCGTTGCTCCTGGCGATGCTGCTGTCGGTCATCTTCGTCTACATGGTTCTGGCGTCGCAGTTTGGATCGTTCACGCAACCACTGGTGATCATGGTGGCGATGCCTTTCAGTTTCATCGGCGCATTTCTGGCATTGCGTCTGATCAATATCGACCTCGACATCACCGGCATGATCGGGTTGATCATGCTCCTCGGTCTGGTGGTGAAAAACTCGATCCTGCTGGTGGACTTCACCAACCGCCTGCGGCGCGCCGGTCTCGATAAGCATGCCGCGCTCGAACTTGCGGGGGCCATCCGTCTCCGCCCGATTCTGATGACCACCCTGTCGCTGGTGGCAGGCGCGTTGCCGGTGGCGATGGGTATTCACCTGGTCGGCACCGGCGAAGGCGGCGAGTTCCGTAAAGGGCTGGCAACCGTGCTGATCGGCGGGTTGACGACTTCGATGCTTCTGACGCTGCTCGTGGTGCCGACCGCCTACAGTCTGATGGAGTCGTTCACCGAGCGCGTTTCGAACTGGTTCCGCCGTCGCTTCGACCCGGAGGGGTGGGCGGAAGAGCAGGCTGCTCTGGCAGCAGAGCGCATGGCCCCGGTTAATGGTGCAGCGGCGCCCTCTGCTCCCTATGGGGGAACTGCCGCCGCGCTGCCGATAACGGCGGGTGAGCCGAATGGCTACGAACCGGTGAGTGCGCCGCCGGCCCGCGCTGAGGGATAA
- a CDS encoding HlyD family secretion protein, with protein sequence MKRGRLITGIVTGLTAVALAACGAQPAAPAPTASAPAASQPTVVVPTPVPLPTGQPIQLGITGIGEVKSAQDANLSFQVQGTVAQVFVKEGDFVKKGDLLAILDTRAFDQQLEQAKAALANALAQEAALTEDPRQTDLNAARAAVAQAQAALEALQRGPKEQDLRMAEAALAAAEANLQATRDRLSFAKTQAEIQMEQAAAALTQAQARYAQAKYNWEYARDTGNDPIVPEVAAPNGQRVPNKLSDGQRENYYAQFVQAEAGLRQAEKALELAVKGAESARQAEVTGIQAAEAQVEQARLTLEKLRLPPDPDRLAAARAALAQARAQEARLIPDPRDSQKAAARAGVEQAQAALTLAQINRERAELRAPFDGVVSIVSIDPGDPSVTQGLPAIQIVDMSKLYVDVQISDVDIARVREGQSAKISISSIPDREYTGKVEYVAPTATVQGLSRSYRVRIALDDITGLRAGMSARVDILE encoded by the coding sequence GTGAAACGTGGTCGCTTGATCACCGGCATTGTTACAGGATTGACGGCTGTGGCGCTGGCGGCGTGCGGCGCGCAACCGGCTGCTCCCGCGCCGACTGCCAGTGCGCCGGCAGCATCTCAGCCGACTGTTGTTGTGCCAACACCGGTGCCGCTACCGACCGGCCAGCCAATTCAGTTGGGCATTACCGGCATTGGTGAAGTCAAGAGTGCGCAGGATGCCAACCTGTCGTTCCAGGTGCAGGGCACGGTAGCGCAGGTCTTTGTCAAAGAAGGGGATTTCGTCAAGAAAGGCGACCTGCTCGCCATTCTCGACACCCGTGCTTTCGATCAGCAACTCGAACAGGCGAAGGCGGCGCTCGCCAACGCGCTGGCGCAGGAAGCCGCGCTGACCGAGGACCCTCGCCAGACGGATCTCAATGCGGCGCGCGCGGCAGTGGCGCAGGCGCAGGCGGCGCTTGAGGCGCTTCAGCGTGGACCGAAGGAACAGGACCTTCGCATGGCGGAAGCGGCGCTGGCGGCAGCCGAAGCCAACCTGCAAGCCACCCGTGATCGTCTGTCGTTCGCAAAGACGCAGGCGGAAATACAGATGGAGCAGGCGGCTGCCGCGTTGACACAGGCGCAGGCGCGCTATGCACAGGCAAAGTACAACTGGGAGTATGCGCGCGATACCGGCAACGATCCGATCGTGCCCGAAGTCGCCGCGCCGAATGGTCAGCGTGTGCCGAATAAACTGAGCGATGGTCAGCGCGAAAACTATTATGCCCAATTCGTCCAGGCGGAAGCCGGATTGCGCCAGGCGGAAAAGGCGCTCGAACTGGCGGTCAAAGGCGCTGAGAGCGCGCGTCAGGCGGAAGTGACCGGCATTCAGGCAGCCGAGGCGCAGGTCGAACAGGCGCGCCTGACCCTCGAAAAATTGCGACTGCCGCCCGACCCGGATCGCCTTGCGGCAGCCAGAGCTGCGCTAGCGCAGGCGCGCGCCCAGGAAGCGCGCCTCATCCCCGACCCGCGTGACTCGCAGAAGGCGGCGGCGCGCGCTGGCGTCGAGCAGGCGCAGGCGGCGCTGACGCTGGCGCAGATTAACCGCGAACGCGCTGAACTGCGCGCGCCGTTCGATGGCGTCGTTTCGATTGTCTCCATCGATCCGGGCGATCCGAGTGTGACCCAGGGGCTGCCGGCGATCCAGATCGTCGATATGAGCAAACTGTATGTCGATGTTCAGATCAGCGATGTGGACATCGCGCGGGTGCGGGAGGGTCAATCGGCAAAGATCTCGATCAGTAGCATCCCGGACCGTGAGTACACCGGCAAGGTCGAGTATGTTGCGCCAACTGCTACGGTGCAGGGTCTCTCGCGCAGCTATCGGGTGCGTATCGCGCTCGACGACATCACCGGACTGCGGGCAGGCATGAGCGCGCGGGTCGATATTCTGGAGTAG
- a CDS encoding TetR/AcrR family transcriptional regulator, producing MTLTLRERQKQALREEIMSAAQELVAEKGYSAMSMDELAARVGISKPTLYAHFATKEELVVEAATREMQQMVALIESQAERSPMEQLRFIMRQILQRQVQMHTLGIGPWPEIFRLLCANDEAFRYIRRVSDDIVALVQRGIAQGEIDPALDPEAVVRAFFGLASALHKWHIAAPSPIDPQRAADSLVEIFVRGVRRKEQVDSS from the coding sequence ATGACCCTGACACTTCGTGAACGGCAGAAGCAGGCGCTCCGCGAGGAGATCATGAGCGCCGCCCAGGAACTGGTGGCGGAAAAGGGCTACAGCGCCATGTCCATGGACGAACTGGCAGCCCGTGTTGGCATCTCCAAACCCACGCTCTATGCCCATTTCGCCACCAAGGAAGAACTGGTCGTCGAAGCGGCGACGCGCGAGATGCAGCAGATGGTCGCACTGATCGAGTCGCAGGCTGAGCGTTCGCCAATGGAGCAGTTGCGTTTCATTATGCGCCAGATCCTCCAGCGCCAGGTGCAGATGCACACATTGGGCATCGGTCCCTGGCCCGAAATCTTTCGGTTGCTCTGCGCCAATGATGAAGCATTCCGATACATTCGGCGCGTTAGCGACGATATTGTGGCATTAGTGCAACGGGGCATCGCGCAGGGCGAGATCGATCCGGCGCTCGACCCTGAGGCGGTCGTGCGCGCTTTTTTCGGTCTGGCGAGCGCGCTACACAAATGGCACATCGCAGCGCCTAGCCCGATTGATCCGCAACGCGCCGCCGACAGCCTGGTAGAAATCTTCGTGCGAGGCGTGCGCCGCAAAGAGCAGGTTGATAGTTCTTGA
- a CDS encoding glycoside hydrolase family 13 protein, producing the protein MHSLKWWQTTVFYQIYPRSFADGNGDGIGDFAGMIDRLDYLRDLGVGALWLSPHYPSPNADCGYDISDYTGVAPEYGTLDDFRRFLEGAHARGMRVLLDLVLNHTSEDHPWFRESRSSRNNPKRDWYIWRDPAPDGGPPNNWYSAFGGSAWTFDEATGQYYYHFFFKEQPDLNWRNPDVKQAMWHAVRFWLDMGVDGFRLDAIDTIFEDPNLTPQQSKLSQIEMLRIWRENRPPEETKELWEQFALMFRHQVQQPGLHELMKELRALVDEYPGDRVLIGEGDDIAYYGNGHDELHLVFNFPLMRTNRLTPAWIRANQAERLAALPPGAWPCNTLGNHDVGRMWTAYGDGVHDAALARLHVTMLLTLKGTPVLYNGEEIGMTDLLLERFDQLRDNQAVNLYDAAVNDGIPADEAMRMAAKISRDRCRTPIQWANAPNAGFSPAGVTTWLPVNPNYAQGVNVAEQVGDPHSLLTFYRRLIAARQATPALLEGDYTPLHPNEERYLAFLRTTPEQRCLVALNFTAEPVTASFAPGEDSLLRTIFSTHPRPAGEENPAHLTLAPFEAYIGEILPERQG; encoded by the coding sequence ATGCATTCGCTCAAATGGTGGCAAACGACGGTGTTCTATCAGATCTATCCGCGCAGTTTCGCCGATGGGAACGGAGATGGCATCGGCGATTTCGCCGGGATGATCGACCGGCTCGATTACCTGCGCGACTTGGGAGTCGGTGCGCTCTGGCTCTCGCCACACTATCCTTCACCCAATGCCGACTGCGGCTACGACATCTCCGATTACACCGGCGTTGCCCCAGAGTACGGCACACTGGACGATTTTCGACGTTTTCTGGAAGGCGCGCACGCACGCGGTATGCGCGTCCTGCTCGACCTCGTCCTCAACCACACGTCCGAAGATCACCCCTGGTTCCGGGAGTCACGCTCCAGCCGCAACAATCCAAAGCGCGACTGGTACATCTGGCGCGATCCGGCGCCCGACGGCGGACCGCCGAACAACTGGTATTCGGCGTTTGGCGGTTCTGCCTGGACGTTCGACGAAGCGACCGGGCAGTATTACTATCACTTTTTCTTCAAGGAACAGCCCGACCTGAATTGGCGCAACCCGGATGTCAAACAGGCGATGTGGCATGCAGTGCGGTTCTGGCTCGATATGGGGGTGGATGGGTTCCGCCTCGATGCGATTGACACGATCTTCGAAGACCCGAACCTGACGCCGCAGCAGTCGAAATTGTCGCAGATCGAGATGCTGCGCATCTGGCGCGAGAATCGTCCGCCGGAGGAGACAAAAGAACTCTGGGAACAGTTCGCCCTGATGTTCCGCCACCAGGTGCAGCAGCCAGGATTGCACGAGTTGATGAAAGAACTACGCGCATTAGTGGACGAATATCCAGGTGATCGGGTGCTGATCGGCGAGGGTGACGATATTGCGTACTACGGCAACGGCCATGATGAGTTACACTTGGTGTTCAATTTTCCGCTCATGCGCACCAATCGGTTGACGCCTGCCTGGATCCGCGCCAATCAGGCGGAACGACTGGCAGCGTTGCCGCCTGGCGCATGGCCCTGCAACACGCTGGGAAACCATGACGTTGGCCGCATGTGGACGGCATATGGCGACGGCGTCCACGATGCAGCGCTTGCCCGCTTGCATGTGACGATGCTGCTGACACTGAAAGGCACACCGGTGCTCTACAACGGCGAGGAGATCGGCATGACCGATCTGCTGCTCGAACGGTTCGACCAGTTGCGTGACAATCAGGCGGTTAACTTGTATGACGCAGCGGTCAACGATGGCATTCCTGCCGATGAAGCGATGAGGATGGCGGCAAAGATCAGCCGGGACCGCTGTCGAACGCCGATCCAGTGGGCAAATGCGCCAAACGCCGGTTTCAGCCCGGCCGGTGTGACGACCTGGCTGCCGGTCAATCCGAACTATGCTCAGGGAGTAAATGTCGCCGAACAGGTCGGCGATCCTCACTCGCTCCTCACCTTCTATCGTCGCCTGATCGCCGCGCGCCAGGCGACTCCCGCACTGTTGGAAGGCGATTACACGCCACTGCATCCAAACGAGGAGCGTTATCTGGCGTTTCTGCGCACCACACCGGAACAGCGCTGCCTTGTGGCGCTGAACTTTACGGCTGAACCGGTGACGGCAAGTTTTGCACCTGGCGAAGATTCACTTTTACGCACGATTTTCTCGACCCATCCGCGACCGGCAGGCGAAGAAAACCCGGCACACCTGACACTGGCGCCGTTCGAGGCATACATTGGAGAGATTCTGCCAGAGCGTCAGGGATAA
- a CDS encoding glycoside hydrolase family 10 protein, translating to MPPIHGFYWSPSPAHLDAEWNAFVQSGASSVVLPVHALTDALLERLQQRSTTVYVDLPLFAGADLRVSFPDSAPVDEYGSVMGADEWYVPLCPNNARVRAHRFANLRSMLERYDDAVHGIWLDFVRYPLRWEVPQPNLVQTCFCDQCLALFFAHPLREYVVDERTTVIRSILYEHLDTWIEWKCQRIARFVQDIRDFLRTQRPDLRLGLFALPWRLSDHNAAIRAIVGQDVALLGRRVDVISPMVYHRLCGQSPTWIADVVEEMRTRSCADILPIIQTIDAPGSLSAANLRRALEIARASSDQGVLLFDLSAVVRDPDKLAVVRKAFDGGRG from the coding sequence ATGCCCCCAATCCATGGCTTCTACTGGTCGCCATCACCGGCGCATCTCGATGCGGAATGGAACGCATTCGTCCAGAGTGGCGCCAGCAGCGTCGTGCTTCCAGTCCATGCGCTCACGGATGCGCTCCTTGAGCGTTTGCAGCAGCGGAGCACGACGGTCTACGTCGATCTGCCGTTGTTTGCCGGCGCCGACCTGCGCGTGAGTTTTCCCGACAGTGCCCCGGTTGATGAGTATGGCAGCGTGATGGGAGCAGACGAGTGGTACGTTCCGCTCTGCCCAAACAACGCGCGTGTCCGTGCCCATCGTTTTGCCAATTTGCGCAGCATGCTGGAACGATACGACGATGCGGTTCATGGCATCTGGCTCGATTTCGTGCGCTACCCGCTACGCTGGGAAGTTCCGCAGCCGAACCTGGTGCAGACATGCTTCTGTGACCAGTGCCTTGCCCTCTTCTTTGCGCATCCGCTGCGCGAATACGTCGTCGATGAACGGACGACGGTGATACGCTCCATTCTGTACGAACATCTCGACACCTGGATTGAATGGAAATGCCAGCGGATCGCCAGGTTCGTTCAGGACATCCGCGATTTTCTCAGAACGCAGCGTCCCGACCTGCGCCTGGGTTTGTTCGCGCTCCCATGGCGATTGTCCGACCATAATGCCGCCATTCGCGCCATTGTCGGACAGGATGTGGCGCTGCTCGGCAGGCGCGTCGATGTTATCAGCCCGATGGTCTATCATCGTCTCTGCGGTCAATCACCCACATGGATCGCCGACGTTGTCGAAGAGATGCGCACGCGGAGTTGCGCAGATATCCTGCCCATCATCCAGACCATCGACGCGCCCGGATCGCTTTCGGCGGCGAATCTTCGGCGTGCGCTGGAGATTGCGCGCGCCTCGTCCGATCAGGGGGTGCTGCTGTTCGACCTGAGCGCCGTCGTCCGTGACCCGGACAAACTGGCGGTGGTGCGCAAGGCGTTCGATGGTGGGAGAGGGTAG